A single region of the Podospora pseudopauciseta strain CBS 411.78 chromosome 1, whole genome shotgun sequence genome encodes:
- a CDS encoding hypothetical protein (COG:T; EggNog:ENOG503NWZ1), translated as MRDPFPIAPIPALSAWIQPYADAFHLPTLPLHIHEVLGAAAFYTFVHTILSPIISNAFFSKYYPKNHRARKANWDAHVVSLAQSVLINGLALWTMYYDEERANSDWEQRVWGYTGASGMIQALAAGYFVWDLGITLLNLDIFGLGLLAHAVSALAVYTFGFRPYLNYYSSIFILYELSTPFLNIHWFFDKLNMTGSKPQLYNGIALLVVFFCCRLVWGTYQSAVVYVDMWKAVQRGPDAGYIAAAFEKASGVDKNLMHFAKDAGPVPVWLAVTYVASNLTLNTLNWYWYFKMISAVKKRFEPAKKEKAAVPAGGKGTGNVATGAMVGEKQGLRQRAHSIEDVVPDSEELRQGTIQ; from the exons ATGCGcgaccccttccccatcgcCCCGATCCCGGCCCTCTCAGCCTGGATCCAACCCTACGCCGACGCCTTTCACCTCCCCACTCTCCCTCTGCACATCCACGAAGTCCTcggcgccgccgccttctACACCTTTGTGcacaccatcctctcccccatcatctccaacgcCTTCTTCTCGAAATACTATCCCAAGAACCACCGCGCCAGAAAGGCCAACTGGGATGCCCATGTCGTTTCGCTCGCGCAGTCAGTCCTGATCAACGGGCTGGCGCTATGGACGATGTACTATGACGAGGAGAGGGCCAACAGTGACTGGGAGCAGAGAGTATGGGGGTACACTGGAGCAAGTGGTATGATCCAGGCTCTGGCAGCGGGATATTTCGTCTGGGACTTGGGAATCACGCTGTTGAATCTGGATATTTTTGGGTTGGGGCTGCTGGCGCATGCGGTGAGCGCGCTGGCGGTTTACACTTTTGGATTC CGCCCCTATCTGAACTACTactcctccatcttcatcctctaCGAGCTCTCCACCCCGTTCCTGAACATCCACTGGTTCTTTGACAAGCTGAACATGACCGGTTCCAAGCCGCAGCTCTACAACGGGATCGCGCTTTTggtcgtcttcttctgctgcagACTCGTCTGGGGAACGTACCAATCCGCTGTTGTGTATGTTGACATGTGGAAGGCTGTGCAGAGGGGCCCCGATGCGGGTTACATTGCTGCCGCGTTTGAGAAGGCTTCTGGGGTGGACAAGAATTTGATGCATTTTGCCAAGGATGCGGGGCCGGTGCCGGTTTGGTTGGCGGTCACGTATGTGGCGAGCAATCTGACGCTGAACACGCTGAACTGGTATTGGTATTTCAAGATGATTTCTgcggtgaagaagaggtttgagccggcgaagaaggagaaggctgctgtTCCTGCTGGGGGTAAGGGGACTGGCAATGTGGCGACGGGGgcgatggtgggggagaagcaGGGGCTGAGGCAGAGGGCGCACTCGATTGAGGATGTGGTGCCTGATTCGGAGGAGCTGAGGCAGGGGACTATTCAGTAG
- the SLA1 gene encoding cytoskeletal protein binding protein (COG:Z; BUSCO:EOG09261404; EggNog:ENOG503NXRA) — MGFLGVYKALYDYTPQAEGELSITEGDVLYVLEKSTDDDWWKAKKKATAEDEDEPVGLIPNNYIEEVKPESKARALYEYTRQTDEELSFPEETQLDVYDTTDPDWILVGYQGDFGFAPANYIEIAAGGQKQEEAAPSIPTPPPLPVRTPSDAAPSPALPPRPPSEPASPASPPVAPNPASMIAGMMAARGGHTPAPLDLQPSGQRHVAEEEEGQEVKSPPLPTRPRGDSQVSEPARSAPASGGLKTHGFRDSDRIDRYSDSVPQTPNTAPLTPGDFHMYNINEMVSVMGKKKKMPTTLGINLRTGIILIAPEHASDGPSQEWTANLMTHYSREGKHVFMELVKPSKSIDFHAGAKDTAEEIVAMLGELAGAVRAEGLMEIVKATKGSKVPQQKTGVVLYDFLAQGEDEVTVGIGDEVIILDDTKSEEWWMVRRVKNQLEGVVPSSYIEVTGMLDTPVPTSASGINAGRSTIEQNRLEEARLTKEALKAAKREERKEREGRSSEVGPGLRLPERSSSLSQARNGNTVGQQHSSRRENGASGSSKSKDGSVKSKPDPAKVRTWTDRSKSFTVDAQFLGVKDGKLNLHKVNGVRIAVPIAKMSITDLEYVEQITGISLDEDKPLSDLKKKAAAENARSGRSSSSKTKVGASIEPKKSTYDWFQFFLDCDIQPQSCERYCQAFERDSMDESVLPDVNATVLRKLGFKEGDIIKVMRYLDTKYARGKGSVGDDESGGGLFSGPGGALRNNTRKGRPAPPVETNNVVDPNAFKKDGSGAEPKSASPTTATGPAAAAAAPSKPAGGFDDDAWDVKPSKTPEPAPAAKAPEPAPAPVAAPAPAPAPAPAPAPAPAPAPSTAKLTGSMQELSLLSQPLVPEQVQPPPAPPALDFSPAPTAAAVAPVPAPAQVPQPTGATPGFFGGLQAPVVNGQPLTQQLPQNIARARPVAPQYTQGQGGLIAPPPPSRPLSAPQTAQPSQFAPPPLQPQMTGFQTQVAPPCQSLAEISQQRMQQQYAAQMQAQQQQMQPQMTGMQPMMQPMMTGIPAQPTGFQPVPAGPFMSQPTGMAPPMQPMQMQPTGFGVGGFGQPPVQQQPFAPGGGLPMPLQPQQTGMSVLQPQMTGLTGFGTTGSPVGGGLAAPMQPLMPQKTGPPPPVRFGVQPDAKKLAPQATGRRANLAAATPDNPFGF; from the exons ATGGGGTTTCTTGGTGTGTACAAGGCCCTGTACGACTACACTCCCCAGGCGGAGGGGGAACTGTCAATCACCGAGGGCGACGTTCTGTATGTGTTGGAAAAGAGCACGGATGATGACTGGtggaaggccaagaagaaggctacggctgaggatgaggatgagccGGTTGGCTTGATCCCGAATAACTACATCGAGGAG GTAAAACCGGAAAGCAAGGCTCGCGCGCTGTATGAATACACCAGGCAAACCGACGAGGAGCTGTCCTTCCCCGAGGAGACCCAGCTCGACGTTTACGATACTACTGACCCGGATTGGATTTTGGTAGGGTACCAAGGAGATTTCGGGTTCGCGCCGGCCAACTACATTGAGATTGCGGCTGGTGGACAAaagcaggaggaggccgcACCGTCCATCCCAACTCCGCCTCCGCTTCCCGTCAGGACGCCGAGCGATGCCGCACCCAGCCCCGCCCTTCCCCCGAGACCCCCATCGGAGCCGGCCAGCCCGGCTTCGCCTCCTGTCGCGCCGAACCCAGCCAGCATGATTGCGGGTATGATGGCTGCTCGGGGAGGTCATACCCCCGCGCCATTGGACCTCCAGCCATCTGGACAACGGCAtgttgctgaagaagaagaaggacaggaGGTCAAATCGCCACCTCTTCCGACCCGGCCGCGTGGTGATTCTCAGGTCTCGGAGCCTGCCCGCTCGGCGCCTGCTTCGGGCGGTCTGAAGACACACGGGTTCCGTGACAGTGATCGCATCGACCGCTATAGCGACTCTGTTCCTCAGACTCCAAACACGGCACCACTCACCCCTGGCGACTTTCACATGTATAACATTAATGAAATGGTCTCGGTgatgggcaagaagaagaagatgccTACTACTCTGGGCATCAACCTTCGGACCGGCATCATCTTGATTGCCCCCGAACATGCTTCGGACGGCCCATCGCAGGAGTGGACGGCGAACTTGATGACGCATTATTCTCGGGAAGGCAAGCACGTCTTTATGGAGCTGGTCAAACCAAGCAAGAGCATCGACTTTCATGCGGGCGCAAAGGACACCGCAGAAGAGATTGTTGCGATGCTTGGGGAGCTGGCCGGGGCCGTGCGTGCTGAGGGACTGATGGAGATTGTCAAGGCCACCAAGGGGAGCAAGGTGCCTCAGCAGAAGACCGGCGTTGTTTTGTACGATTTCTTGGCCcagggcgaggacgaggttaCGGTTGGGATTGGTGATGAGGTTATCATCTTGGACGACACCAAGAGCGAGGAGTGGTGGATGGTCCGCAGGGTTAAGAACCAGTTGGAAGGCGTCGTTCCGAGCAGCTACATTGAAGTCACCGGCATGCTCGACACTCCGGTTCCGACATCGGCTTCCGGTATCAACGCGGGCCGGTCGACCATCGAGCAGAAccggctggaggaggcgagatTGACGAAGGAGGCGCTCAAGGCGGCGAAGCgggaggagagaaaggaaagggaggggagaagtTCAGAGGTAGGCCCTGGATTGCGTTTGCCCGAGCGAAGTAGTAGTTTGTCTCAGGCCAGAAATGGTAACACTGTGGGACAACAGCACTCCAGCAGACGCGAGAACGGAGCCTCGGGTTCGTCGAAATCGAAGGATGGGAGCGTCAAGTCGA AACCCGACCCGGCCAAGGTGCGGACGTGGACGGATCGGTCAAAGTCTTTTACCGTCGACGCTCAGTTCCTCGGGGTGAAGGATGGCAAGCTCAACTTGCACAAGGTGAACGGTGTCAGGATCGCGGTACCCATCGCCAAGATGTCGATTACGGATCTGGAATATGTCGAGCAGATCACCGGCATCTCGCTCGACGAAGACAAGCCCCTTTCCGatctcaagaagaaggctgccgccGAGAATGCTCGCAGTGGACGTTCCTCGTCTTCCAAGACCAAGGTCGGAGCGTCTATTGAGCCCAAGAAGTCCACTTACGATTGGTTCCAGTTTTTCCTGGACTGCGACATCCAACCTCAGTCCTGCGAACGGTACTGCCAAGCGTTCGAAAGGGACTCCATGGATGAGAGCGTGCTGCCAGACGTGAATGCTACGGTGTTGAGAAAATTGGGATTCAAAGAAGGTGATATCATCAAGGTTATGCGATACCTGGATACGAAGTATGCCCGAGGCAAGGGTAgtgttggcgatgatgagtctggtggtggtttgttctCGGGTCCTGGGGGCGCTCTCCGAAACAACACCAGAAAGGGACGGCCAGCCCCACCAGTGGAAACTAACAACGTTGTTGATCCTAATGCCTTTAAGAAGGACGGTAGCGGTGCCGAGCCCAAGTCGGCGTCTCCCACCACTGCGACAGGACCGGCAGCTGCAGCGGCCGCTCCAAGCAAACCCGCAGGTGGATTCGATGACGATGCTTGGGATGTGAAGCCTTCCAAGACTCCCGAACCAGCTCCGGCAGCGAAGGCACCTGAACCCGCACCGGCTCCCGTTGCGGCTCCTGCGCCAGCCcctgctcccgctcccgctcccgctcccgccccCGCTCCCGCGCCCAGTACGGCCAAGCTCACGGGTTCGATGCAGGAACTGTCATTGCTCTCTCAGCCATTAGTTCCAGAACAGGTTcagcctccaccagctcctcctgcttTGGACTTCTCGCCTgctcccaccgccgccgcagtTGCCCCGGTTCCAGCTCCCGCGCAAGTTCCACAGCCTACCGGCGCGACCCCTGGCTTTTTTGGTGGTCTGCAAGCTCCCGTTGTCAACGGACAGCCGCTCACTCAGCAGCTCCCACAAAACATTGCCCGAGCTAGACCTGTGGCACCTCAGTATACCCAGGGTCAAGGCGGTTTGatcgctcctcctcctccgtctcgaCCACTATCAGCTCCTCAGACGGCTCAACCCAGTCAATTcgcgccaccaccactccagCCCCAGATGACGGGCTTCCAGACACAAGTCGCGCCCCCGTGTCAGAGCCTAGCCGAGATCAGCCAGCAGCGGATGCAGCAGCAATACGCCGCCCAAATGCaagcccaacagcagcagatgCAGCCTCAAATGACGGGGATGCAGCCCATGATGCAGCCCATGATGACGGGTATTCCTGCTCAGCCAACAGGTTTCCAGCCTGTTCCGGCGGGGCCGTTCATGTCACAACCCACGGGCATGGCACCACCCATGCAGCCGATGCAGATGCAGCCTACCgggtttggtgttggtgggttCGGACAGCCGCCGGTTCAGCAACAGCCTTTTGCTCCTGGTGGCGGGCTGCCCATGCCGTTGCAGCCTCAGCAGACGGGTATGAGTGTGCTGCAGCCGCAGATGACGGGATTGACTGGGTTTGGGACAACGGGGAGTCCAGTGGGTGGGGGATTGGCGGCGCCGATGCAGCCTTTGATGCCGCAGAAGACGGGGCCGCCACCGCCGGTGAGATTTGGGGTGCAGCCTGATGCGAAGAAGTTGGCGCCGCAGGCTACCGGACGGAGGGCGAATTTGGCTGCAGCTa CACCGGATAATCCGTTTGGGTTTTAA
- the AMD1 gene encoding AMP deaminase (COG:F; EggNog:ENOG503NU92; BUSCO:EOG09260BYL) has protein sequence MPANDSDDEEYTRHGQSDTESDGLLEQHEHGRSHGAPDSLAQSPGSDGHVRRADDAELEEGMLPRDMPHKTAFFDLVAERQMTQSEAKLFYQRSQTDSRTMQTQTQTQFSPQGSPLLSSGTSHTLGNIDTALGQNPAHNASGIRLSDLDPAILPESGYEPPLSAARRDPSHFGLSSLPSRGSFTNLNNAAGAPGNQIDPAVQQQMLLNTGAVAGIGSSTYMDADPQITAELSTIFQRIQNILNIRHRYISLSNQGPEDNPKDDPSWPIYPPPPEPAWSEERDKAGRSTKAQNSAYNSMANSMVLSMDKDKQRSSDQSFDIPDTPQKPYRSKRKPGQDIGEDFDMDDLLPLPGPSEMTYRLDDNGVYQVYETEEASKTSSPVIKVPTIKEYYLDLDEISSVSSDGPSKSFAFRRLQYLEGKFNLYQLLNEYQETADSKKVPHRDFYNVRKVDTHVHHSACMNQKHLLRFIKSKMKKFPDEIVLYRDGKHLTLAEVFESINLTAYDLSIDTLDMHAHKDSFHRFDKFNLKYNPIGESRLRTIFLKTDNFINGRYLAEITKEVISDLESSKYQMVEWRISIYGRSLDEWDKLAAWVIDNKLFSHNVRWLIQIPRLYDVYKASDLMGNFEQVVVNIFRPLFEVTKDPNSHPKLHVFLQRVIGFDSVDDESKVERRLFKKFPVPRVWDSKQNPPYSYWIYYLFANMTSLNVWRKRRGFNTFVLRPHCGEAGDSEHLAAAALCCHSISHGLLLRKVPLLQYIFYLEQIGIAMSPLSNNALFLAYERNPFYQYFKRGLNVSLSTDDPLQFAFTKEPLIEEYAVAAQIYKLSPVDMCELAKNSVKQSGYEYSVKQQWLGPNFNIPGAGGNMVKTNVPDRREEFRYRTLMEERRMVERYTSIAENAAAVDAAAQSVASLAMPSKNTVTADSKQQSHAPSPASQAQGPNIIGKSARVETGSPAVSAQSQVFSSPVTASPLTVSGSEEHISGHEPRYFPGVVSRRRRDSTRQSSMHESDDAALRKVSSKRDASKEGRGN, from the exons ATGCCGGCCAACGATTCGGACGACGAGGAGTACACCCGGCACGGGCAGAGTGACACGGAATCCGACGGTTTGCTCGAACAACACGAACATGGCCGCTCTCACGGGGCACCCGATTCACTTGCCCAAAGTCCTGGTTCGGATGGCCACGTCCGCAGGGCGGATGATGCagagctcgaggagggcATGCTTCCCCGAGACATGCCCCATAAGACCGCCTTTTTCGACCTCGTTGCCGAACGCCAAATGACACAGTCAGAGGCCAAACTGTTCTACCAGCGAAGCCAGACGGACAGCCGCACCATGCAGACGCAAACACAGACCCAGTTCTCCCCTCAGGGAAGCCCATTGCTTTCTTCGGGGACGTCTCACACCTTGGGCAATATCGATACCGCGCTGGGCCAGAACCCCGCGCACAACGCCAGCGGGATCAGGCTTTCAGACCTCGACCCGGCGATCCTGCCCGAATCTGGATATGAGCCTCCCCTCAGCGCAGCGAGGCGCGATCCGAGTCACTTTGGCTTGAGCAGCCTTCCAAGCCGCGGTAGCTTCACCAATCTCAACAACGCCGCGGGCGCTCCCGGGAATCAAATCGACCCGGCGGTTCAGCAGCAGATGCTCCTTAACACGGGCGCTGTTGCGGGTATCGGAAGCAGCACCTACATGGACGCGGACCCTCAGATCACAGCGGAATTGAGCACCATATTCCAAAGGATCCAGAACATTTTGAATATTCGTCACAGATACATCAGCCTATCTAATCAAGGCCCCGAGGACAATCCCAAAGATGACCCTAGCTGGCCCATCTACCCGCCGCCCCCAGAGCCAGCGTGGAGCGAGGAGAGAGACAAGGCTGGCCGGAGCACAAAGGCTCAGAACAGCGCCTACAACAGCATGGCTAATAGCATGGTTCTGAGCATGGACAAAGATAAGCAGCGTTCCAGCGACCAATCTTTCGATATTCCCGACACTCCCCAAAAGCCATATAGGAGTAAGCGGAAGCCCGGGCAGGATATTGGCGAGGATTTCGACATGGATGACTTGCTACCCCTCCCGGGTCCGAGCGAGATGACATACCGACTTGATGACAACGGCGTCTACCAGGTGTATGAGACCGAGGAGGCGAGCAAAACAAGTTCGCCTGTCATCAAGGTGCCTACCATCAAAGAGTACTACCTTGATCTCGACGAGATTTCGAGCGTGTCATCGGACGGCCCCAGCAAGAGCTTTGCCTTCCGGCGGTTGCAGTATCTGGAGGGCAAGTTCAACCTCTATCAGCTGTTGAACGAGTACCAGGAGACCGCCGACAGCAAAAAGGTGCCTCACCGTGACTTTTACAACGTCAGAAAGGTGGACACGCACGTTCACCACTCTGCTTGTATGAACCAGAAGCATCTGCTGCGGTTCATCAAGAGCAAAATGAAGAAGTTTCCGGACGAGATCGTTTTGTACAGAGATGGCAAGCATTTGACACTGGCGGAGGTGTTTGAAAGTATCAACCTCACGGCCTATGATTTGAGTATCGACACGCTGGACATGCACGCCCACAAAGACTCCTTCCACCGGTTCGACAAGTTCAACCTCAAGTACAACCCTATTGGCGAATCTCGACTGCGTACCATCTTCTTGAAGACGGACAACTTTATCAATGGTCGTTACCTGGCTGAGATCACCAAAGAGGTCATCTCCGATTTGGAGTCGAGCAAGTACCAGATGGTGGAATGGCGCATTTCCATCTACGGACGGTCGCTTGACGAGTGGGACAAACTTGCGGCTTGGGTTATTGACAACAAGCTCTTCTCTCACAATGTCCGGTGGCTCATTCAGATCCCTCGCCTGTATGATGTGTACAAGGCTAGCGATTTGATGGGAAATTTCGAACAAGTGGTTGTGAATATCTTCCGGCCTCTGTTTGAAGTCACAAAAGACCCAAATAGTCACCCCAAACTCCACGTCTTCCTGCAAAGAGTCATTGGATTCGATAGTGTCGATGACGAAAGCAAGGTCGAGAGGAGGTTATTCAAGAAGTTTCCAGTCCCTCGGGTGTGGGATAGCAAGCAGAATCCTCCTTACAGCTACTGGATCTACTATCTGTTCGCCAACATGACCTCGCTGAACGTCTGGCGCAAGAGGCGGGGCTTCAACACCTTTGTTCTCCGACCGCACTGCGGCGAAGCAGGTGACAGCGAGCAtcttgctgccgctgccctCTGTTGCCACAGCATCAGTCACGGACTGCTTCTCCGGAAGGTTCCCTTGCTGCAGTACATTTTCTATCTCGAACAGATCGGCATCGCCATGTCGCCCCTCAGCAACAAcgccttgttcttggcctACGAAAGGAACCCCTTCTACCAGTACTTCAAACGTGGATTGAACGTGTCGTTGTCAACCGACGACCCGCTTCAGTTTGCCTTTACCAAGGAACCGTTGATTGAGGAGTACGCTGTCGCGGCGCAGATTTACAAGCTGAGCCCGGTCGATATGTGCGAGCTGGCTAAGAACTCTGTCAAGCAGAGCGGCTACGAGTACTCGGTGAAGCAGCAGTGGTTAGGGCCCAACTTCAACATTCCGGGTGCTGGGGGCAACATGGTGAAGACCAACGTACCTGATAGAAGAGAGGAGTTCCGGTACCGCACTCTAATGGAGGAGCGCAGAAT GGTGGAGAGATACACATCGATCGCTGAAAATGCGGCTGCTGTGGATGCCGCCGCGCAGAGCGTGGCGTCCCTTGCAATGCCCTCCAAGAATACTGTCACGGCGGATTCCAAGCAACAGAGCCATGCGCCATCTCCCGCCTCGCAAGCTCAGGGCCCGAACATTATTGGTAAGTCCGCCAGGGTTGAGACCGGTAGCCCGGCAGTTAGCGCACAATCCCAGGTCTTTTCAAGCCCAGTAACGGCTTCCCCATTGACGGTTTCCGGCTCGGAGGAACACATTTCAGGTCATGAGCCGAGATACTTCCCGGGAGTTGTTTCgcggaggcggcgggatAGCACAAGGCAGAGCTCGATGCATGAGAGTGACGACGCTGCGCTGCGGAAGGTGTCTTCTAAGAGAGATGCTTCCAAGGAGGGGCGCGGTAACTAG
- a CDS encoding hypothetical protein (EggNog:ENOG503P5XW), giving the protein MDSSYSDQDFDNTYSHNARSRAGSGVSTTEGLFQNLQLAESPSLETGSYTSSSRPPSSRGLASPVYLSPSLSHPPTYLSSSLSPHQQHFAHLPSDTEWFEAEHAPVHGTPLLRLEPAPDHGETPSTSSPLASIEPESMSAVAVSYDPGFSMGSRSSFTWPVLDSGSGLLPPDMSHHYGSEASLSPPSGSRSITGSPPRNTLTPEQRELKRQRDQARHSSKMHARGRRAGSGSESVYSPPVTLADLTTGSSTMPIYTTAPSQMSLMAEPTTSHYLPPFSPPLPDQSQTSMFPSPYPPQSYMPDYSYQPSPAPSLPSHYGSRPVMGDPNLGMYSVPPVMGPGPQDTSGQVRVVHSRPKPQCWEHGCNGRQFSTFSNLLRHQREKSGQATKATCPNCGAEFTRTTARNGHLAHDKCKKKSSN; this is encoded by the exons ATGGACTCCTCCTATTCAGACCAAGACTTCGACAACACTTACTCACACAACGCCAGATCGAGAGCCGGTAGCGGGGTGTCTACAACAGAGGGGCTCTTTCAGAACTTGCAGCTTGCCGAGTCTCCGTCCCTGGAAACCGGTTCCTataccagcagcagcagaccaccatcctcgaggGGCCTGGCCTCACCCGTATACTTAAGTCCGAGCCTGTCCCACCCGCCCACCTATCTTTCCAGCTCCCTCTctccacatcaacaacacttTGCACACCTACCCTCGGACACTGAGTGGTTCGAAGCGGAACACGCACCAGTCCACGGCACACCACTGTTGCGACTGGAACCTGCACCAGACCACGGGGAAACGCCTTCGACGTCATCGCCGCTGGCATCGATCGAGCCGGAAAGCATGAG CGCCGTTGCCGTATCATACGATCCAGGATTCAGCATGGGAAGCAGATCTTCTTTCACTTGGCCAG taCTGGACTCTGGAAGCGGTCTTTTGCCGCCTGACATGAGCCACCACTACGGATCAGAAGCCAGTTTATCACCGCCCAGCGGATCACGATCGATCACGGGCAGCCCGCCAAGAAACACACTCACGCCGGAACAGAGGGAACTAAAACGCCAACGAGACCAGGCCCGACACAGTTCGAAGATGCACGCTCGCGGGCGAAGGGCGGGAAGTGGCTCCGAATCAGTGTACTCACCTCCAGTAACGCTGGCCGACTTGACGACAGGCTCCTCCACGATGCCGATTTATACCACCGCGCCATCTCAAATGTCGCTCATGGCCGAACCTACAACGTCACATTATTTGCCGCCCTTCTCGCCTCCCCTTCCCGATCAAAGCCAGACAAGCATGTTCCCGAGTCCCTACCCGCCACAGTCGTACATGCCAGACTACAGCTACCAGCCATCTCCGGCCCCGAGTCTACCATCGCACTATGG cagcagaCCAGTCATGGGAGACCCGAATCTTGGCATGTACTCAGTTCCACCAGTGATGGGCCCAGGACCTCAAGACACGAGCGGACAGGTACGAGTGGTACACAGCCGACCAAAGCCACAGTGTTGGGAGCACGGATGCAACGGTCGCCAGTTTTCTACCTTCAGCAACCTTCTCCGGCACCAGCGTGAAAAGTCAGGACAGGCCACGAAGGCGACGTGTCCCAACTGCGGCGCAGAATTCACACGAACCACGGCGAGAAATGGGCATTTGGCACACGACAAgtgcaagaagaagagcagcaACTGA